One Bufo gargarizans isolate SCDJY-AF-19 chromosome 4, ASM1485885v1, whole genome shotgun sequence DNA window includes the following coding sequences:
- the ACAT2 gene encoding acetyl-CoA acetyltransferase, cytosolic, translating to MSSAQDPVVIVSAVRTPIGVFNGALSTLPVHTLGAVVIKEALKRSSVNTDEISEVIFGHVLTGGTGQNPTRQASVGAGIPYSIPAWSCQMICGSGLKAVSLGAQSILTGESDIVVAGGMENMSQAPHLVYMRTGVKAGDVSLQDSILCDGLNDAFYKYHMGVTAENVAKQWNISREEQDRLAVQSQNRTETAQKSGYFDKEIVPVEVPSRKGPVTVTTDEFPRHGSSLEGVAKLKPYFVKDGTGTVTPANASGINDGAAAVVLMKKSEAQRRHLTPLAQIVCTAQAGLDPSVMGVGPIPAIRKAVEKAGWSLDEVDVFEINEAFAAQALAIVKELGLNPEKVNIQGGAIALGHPLGMSGCRILVTLLYALERTGGKKGVASLCIGGGMGIAMCVERTS from the exons ATGAGTTCAGCACAGGATCCGGTGGTGATTGTGTCAGCCGTCCGCACTCCCATAG GTGTATTCAATGGAGCCCTGTCAACTTTACCTGTTCACACCCTGGGCGCAGTTGTGATCAAGGAGGCTCTGAAGAGATCCAGCGTTAATACTGATGAGATCTCGGAAGTAATATTTGGTCATGTTTTAACTGGAG GTACGGGACAGAACCCTACACGACAAGCCAGTGTGGGTGCGGGAATTCCCTACTCGATTCCAGCCTGGAGCTGCCAGATGATCTGTGGGTCAGGGTTAAAGGCAGTTAGCCTTGGCGCCCAGTCTATATTAACTGGGGAATCTGACATAGTGGTGGCTGGTGGTATGGAGAACATGAGCCAG GCTCCTCATTTAGTCTACATGCGAACAGGTGTGAAAGCCGGAGATGTCTCCTTGCAGGACAGTATTCTTTGTGATGGTCTTAATGATGCATTTTACAAGTATCACATGGGAGTAACTG CTGAAAATGTGGCCAAGCAGTGGAATATCTCCAGAGAGGAGCAGGACCGGCTTGCAGTCCAGTCACAGAATAGGACTGAAACTGCCCAAAAATCTGGGTATTTTGACAAAGAGATTGTGCCTGTAGAGGTTCCCTCAAGAAAAG GTCCTGTGACTGTAACAACAGACGAGTTTCCTCGACATGGCAGCAGTTTAGAAGGAGTGGCAAAACTGAAACCCTATTTTGTGAAGGACGGGACTGGTACTGTAACGCCAGCTAATGCCTCAG GTATCAATGATGGAGCTGCTGCAGTTGTTCTGATGAAGAAATCCGAAGCACAGCGCAGGCACCTCACACCCTTGGCACAGATAGTCTGCACTGCTCAGGCTGGCTTGGATCCATCGGTTATGGGAGTTGGTCCAATTCCTGCTATTAGAAAAGCT GTTGAAAAGGCAGGATGGAGCCTCGATGAGGTGGATGTATTCGAAATAAATGAAGCTTTTGCAGCTCAAGCCTTAGCAATTGTTAAAGAGCTAGGACTGAACCCCGAAAAG GTTAACATCCAAGGAGGAGCTATAGCACTCGGCCACCCTCTTGGAATGTCCGGCTGTCGTATTCTGGTCACTCTTCTTTATGCTCTAGAAAGAACTGGTGGGAAGAAAGGAGTTGCTTCCTTGTGTATTGGTGGTGGTATGGGAATAGCAATGTGTGTGGAAAGGACAAGTTAG